In Methanonatronarchaeum sp. AMET-Sl, one genomic interval encodes:
- a CDS encoding carbohydrate kinase family protein, with protein sequence MILSVGHTAIDHIFRVPRFPKPDSSIYIEDYKRLYGGGAANVAANIASLGMESSLLSLVGQDFQEYGYEKHLEKIGVNTEHMKILEGKTSNAFVYTDEKDSQITYFYWGASKKFPEQNVPENIDKYDIIHLAPSDPTYNKKIAEKAKYLSFDPGQDLPVYTKKDLKTILKNTDILFSNIHEIKKIKTKTDLTFNEIKKQVETVVVTNEDEGSTIYNEKTIKIPPVPVKAVDPTGAGDAYRAGFLTAIQKGYDLETTGKIASTVASFTVEKIGCQTNLPTWKQTIKRYNKTFNKKPKKK encoded by the coding sequence TTGATTTTATCTGTTGGCCACACAGCAATAGACCATATATTCAGGGTCCCACGTTTCCCGAAACCAGACTCTTCAATATACATAGAAGACTACAAACGACTATACGGAGGAGGAGCCGCAAACGTAGCCGCAAACATAGCTAGTCTCGGAATGGAGTCATCACTACTAAGCCTCGTAGGACAAGACTTCCAGGAATATGGATACGAAAAACATCTAGAAAAAATCGGAGTCAACACAGAACACATGAAGATATTGGAAGGGAAAACAAGCAACGCATTTGTATATACAGACGAAAAAGACAGTCAGATAACATATTTCTATTGGGGTGCATCAAAAAAATTCCCAGAACAAAACGTCCCAGAAAACATAGATAAATATGACATAATTCATCTAGCCCCATCTGACCCAACATACAATAAAAAAATCGCAGAAAAAGCAAAATACCTTTCATTCGACCCAGGACAAGACCTACCAGTATACACAAAAAAAGACCTAAAAACAATACTAAAAAATACAGACATACTTTTCAGCAACATACACGAAATCAAGAAAATAAAAACAAAAACAGACTTAACATTCAATGAAATAAAAAAACAGGTCGAAACAGTTGTAGTTACAAACGAAGACGAAGGCAGCACAATCTACAATGAAAAAACAATCAAAATACCACCAGTACCAGTAAAGGCAGTAGACCCAACAGGAGCAGGAGACGCATACAGAGCAGGATTCCTAACAGCAATACAAAAAGGCTATGACCTTGAAACAACCGGTAAAATAGCTTCCACAGTTGCATCATTCACTGTAGAAAAAATAGGTTGCCAAACAAACCTACCAACATGGAAACAAACAATCAAGAGATACAATAAAACATTCAATAAAAAACCAAAGAAAAAATGA
- a CDS encoding diphthine--ammonia ligase yields the protein MKAISLFSGGKDSVISLYKAQQKHHIQCLVSVHPEHNESYMYHYQKPEITELQAKALEKPLKWIETKAIKEKEIDDLKKGLKKLKKEINFEAVITGAIESNYQKTRIEKVCNQLDLKPITPLWQTNQKQLLKYITKNDFEVIITKVSAGGLTKKHLNKKINQQLIKELTEIQKKWRINLAGEGGEYETLVLDAPNYKQKIQLLETEKKFNQKQQKGQLEIKKAKLIPK from the coding sequence ATGAAAGCAATATCACTGTTCTCAGGCGGAAAAGACTCTGTAATCTCACTATACAAAGCACAACAAAAACACCATATACAATGCCTCGTTTCAGTACACCCCGAACACAACGAATCATATATGTACCACTACCAAAAACCAGAAATAACCGAACTACAAGCCAAAGCACTAGAAAAACCATTAAAATGGATCGAAACCAAAGCAATAAAAGAAAAAGAAATAGACGACCTAAAAAAAGGCCTAAAGAAACTAAAAAAAGAAATAAACTTCGAAGCAGTAATAACCGGCGCAATAGAAAGCAACTACCAAAAAACCCGAATAGAAAAAGTATGCAACCAACTAGACCTAAAACCAATAACACCACTCTGGCAAACAAACCAAAAACAACTACTAAAATACATAACCAAAAACGATTTTGAAGTAATAATAACAAAAGTCTCAGCCGGAGGCCTAACCAAAAAACACCTAAACAAAAAAATAAACCAACAACTAATCAAAGAACTCACAGAAATCCAAAAAAAATGGAGAATAAACCTAGCAGGAGAAGGAGGAGAATACGAAACACTAGTACTAGACGCACCAAACTACAAACAAAAAATCCAGTTATTAGAAACAGAAAAAAAATTCAACCAAAAACAACAAAAAGGCCAACTCGAAATAAAAAAAGCAAAACTAATACCAAAATAA
- a CDS encoding class II SORL domain-containing protein, translating to MEGSPLDGVNKPETQEVDDMTVLEKKHTIVIDAPNEIEKDEKFKVTVKVGEYMDHPNEPEHFFEWIELYSGETFLSRIHLTPEKTHHKLITEIKLKETTKLIGRARCNIHGVWEGEKQINIK from the coding sequence ATGGAAGGAAGTCCCTTAGATGGCGTTAATAAACCAGAAACCCAGGAAGTAGATGATATGACGGTTCTTGAAAAAAAACACACAATAGTTATCGACGCACCTAACGAAATAGAGAAAGATGAAAAATTTAAAGTAACAGTCAAGGTTGGTGAGTACATGGACCATCCCAACGAGCCAGAACACTTCTTTGAATGGATAGAGCTATACTCCGGCGAAACATTTCTATCAAGAATCCACCTAACACCCGAAAAAACACACCACAAACTTATCACCGAAATAAAGCTCAAAGAAACAACAAAATTAATAGGAAGAGCCCGATGCAACATACATGGAGTTTGGGAAGGCGAAAAACAAATCAACATCAAATAA
- a CDS encoding Nre family DNA repair protein: MTVPRCVRCKGAKNLCGDKCKYLSNIGLIQDREIGQEVHGMSPPAVFVGRHNYPKVNLGPMVPIENREVYADTESMFGENLEDLIAMRSSLVRSGFSSNVEIGSWSTRLIDLTQEIAMSNSPVDTEVEFRKPPKFEVKLDAYTQPSGPYGEISKAEITENPSIPRDVDYIVSDSDAKTTTALKELYNRGVSVSQTIRLLSSGLLGQEKDRKLVPTRWSITATDSNLSEILLNRIKHYQQINQVLAGYSEYLGNRCVIILIPANWQFELVECYMKGSLWSGGQTTYISEMEKYQGRKKYAEKTAGAYYATKLAIAEKLENLGRQAKVIAIREIGDEYFIPLGVWVVRETMRNATQNLKKFDTLDQAIKYSKQKLKFSKNWIETSKLLKNHKQQKRLTDYLNKKPQPK, encoded by the coding sequence ATGACGGTGCCAAGATGCGTTAGGTGTAAGGGGGCTAAAAACCTTTGTGGAGATAAATGTAAGTATCTCTCCAACATTGGTTTGATTCAGGATCGGGAGATAGGTCAGGAAGTTCATGGGATGAGCCCGCCGGCTGTTTTTGTAGGCAGGCACAACTATCCTAAAGTCAATTTAGGGCCAATGGTTCCGATTGAAAATAGGGAGGTCTATGCCGATACTGAATCAATGTTTGGTGAAAACCTTGAAGATTTAATTGCGATGCGTTCAAGTCTTGTTAGATCTGGTTTTTCTTCCAACGTAGAGATAGGTAGTTGGAGCACTCGATTAATCGATTTAACTCAAGAAATAGCTATGTCAAACTCACCAGTAGACACTGAAGTTGAGTTTAGGAAACCACCCAAATTTGAAGTTAAACTTGACGCATACACACAGCCTTCAGGGCCATATGGGGAGATAAGTAAGGCTGAGATAACAGAAAACCCATCAATACCCCGTGATGTAGATTATATCGTCAGTGATAGTGACGCAAAGACAACTACTGCCTTAAAAGAGCTTTATAACCGAGGGGTTTCAGTAAGCCAGACCATACGACTTTTATCATCTGGATTATTGGGGCAAGAAAAAGATAGAAAACTGGTTCCAACACGATGGAGCATAACCGCCACAGACTCAAACCTATCCGAAATACTTTTAAACCGAATCAAACATTATCAACAAATCAACCAAGTATTAGCTGGATATTCAGAATACCTAGGAAACCGATGCGTAATAATACTAATACCAGCAAACTGGCAATTCGAACTTGTCGAATGCTACATGAAAGGCAGTTTATGGTCCGGAGGACAAACCACTTACATAAGCGAAATGGAAAAATACCAAGGAAGAAAAAAATACGCAGAAAAAACAGCAGGAGCATACTACGCAACAAAACTAGCTATAGCAGAAAAACTCGAAAACCTAGGCAGACAAGCAAAAGTAATAGCCATTAGAGAAATCGGAGACGAATACTTCATCCCACTCGGAGTCTGGGTTGTTAGAGAAACAATGAGAAACGCAACACAAAACCTAAAAAAATTCGATACCCTAGACCAAGCAATAAAATACTCAAAACAAAAACTAAAATTCTCCAAAAACTGGATAGAAACAAGCAAACTACTAAAAAACCACAAACAACAAAAAAGACTAACAGACTACCTAAACAAAAAACCCCAACCAAAATAA
- a CDS encoding DUF357 domain-containing protein, with product MTEQQLINETDKWQSKLKKRLKKVEPAQKEGERFIENITAYLKDSNHFIKQNDYVRAFECVIWGWAWLEIGEQYNYIKKTETETETER from the coding sequence ATGACAGAACAACAACTAATAAATGAAACAGATAAATGGCAATCAAAACTTAAAAAAAGACTCAAGAAGGTGGAGCCTGCCCAAAAAGAAGGAGAAAGATTTATAGAAAACATAACAGCGTACTTAAAAGACTCAAACCACTTCATAAAACAAAACGACTACGTTAGAGCATTCGAATGCGTAATATGGGGGTGGGCATGGCTCGAAATCGGAGAACAATACAACTATATCAAAAAAACAGAAACAGAAACAGAAACAGAGAGATAA
- a CDS encoding ribose-phosphate diphosphokinase yields MNVVCGRASQHLGSKIADEMEVDLVKVSYKTFPDGEQYLKILDSLDDEVVVVQSITSDSEFVNLLLLLDAVDSSKITTVIPYMGYSRQDRRFEVGEPISARAIAKPISKYSNEVITIDIHNMKVKEYFDCDFTNLMAFDHMARELDLENPIVIAPDEGAQDRARSVAEIRGWEHDHLVKTRKSGEEVEITPKQIDVDGRSVLIVDDIIATGGTMSQAISMLKKQGAKEVYVGATHPVLAGNAIQKLYSAGCTDIICTDTIEKSVSKVSVAPIIAENLK; encoded by the coding sequence ATGAATGTTGTTTGTGGTAGAGCTAGTCAACACCTAGGTTCAAAAATAGCAGATGAGATGGAAGTTGATTTAGTTAAAGTTAGTTATAAAACATTTCCCGATGGAGAACAATACCTAAAGATATTGGATAGTCTGGATGATGAGGTAGTTGTTGTTCAGAGCATTACTTCTGATTCTGAGTTTGTTAACTTACTATTGTTACTTGACGCAGTTGATTCGTCAAAGATAACAACAGTTATTCCATACATGGGTTATTCAAGGCAGGATCGTCGTTTCGAAGTTGGAGAACCTATCAGTGCCCGAGCAATCGCTAAACCCATCAGTAAATATTCTAATGAAGTTATAACAATAGACATCCATAACATGAAGGTCAAGGAATATTTCGATTGTGATTTCACAAACCTAATGGCTTTCGATCATATGGCGCGTGAACTAGATCTTGAAAACCCAATAGTCATAGCTCCAGATGAAGGAGCGCAAGATAGGGCCCGTAGTGTAGCAGAAATACGAGGTTGGGAACATGACCATCTGGTTAAAACAAGAAAATCTGGTGAAGAAGTAGAGATAACTCCAAAACAAATCGATGTTGACGGCCGCAGCGTCTTAATTGTCGATGACATAATCGCTACTGGAGGAACAATGTCTCAAGCTATAAGCATGCTAAAAAAACAGGGTGCAAAAGAAGTTTATGTTGGTGCAACACACCCAGTTCTAGCAGGCAACGCAATACAAAAACTATATTCAGCCGGATGTACCGACATTATCTGCACAGACACAATTGAGAAAAGCGTATCAAAAGTAAGTGTAGCCCCAATAATCGCAGAGAACCTAAAATGA
- a CDS encoding cation-translocating P-type ATPase, with translation MESSFKVDVDCPTCAREIEEKLSGLKGVIEVEVYAVSGRVLVEHTSEVTENELKSYIHELGYETSFEGSYLEYTSIWVGSRAIKTWIGGLFFITAFLVNFVFTGLEFYLISFYGHELFISSILYLASVVSAGTPIVKNGFRSIRNYDLNIDLLMTIAIFGAIGIGYYVEAAALAVLYSVAELLENYSINRARSSIRDLIDLSPEVAMLKTSDGLKEISVDKLNEEDVFVVQPGERIPMDGVVVEGSSLVNQAPITGESQPISKEKGDEVFAGSINDTGYIEARVIRKHSESTIQRIIQLVEAAESGQTKREKFVNRFASYYTPIVVLIAFFTILIPVLLGYSFETWFIRGLTFLVLACPCAFVISTPVSIVSGITSAARNGVLIKGGNILETMGEVDVVAFDKTGTLTSGEFQIDEIVPLNGYSEKDVVRYLYSLEQNSEHPIANAVSRYADKHEIKGERASDFESDTGLGISGEIDGRRYYAGNSDLFEKKGINIEKEVGEITSRLQRLGYTVILIGGLEKFIGVVGVRDSPRPEAGQVIDRLRSLGVEKVVMITGDNEKTANNVGKEVGVDSVYAGLLPEEKLRVIQDLKKEHVVAMVGDGINDAPALAEADVGIAMGAAGTDVAIETADIALMGDQISRIPYLLKLSIKSNKVIRQNIWSSLTVKFLLALGVPFGYVTVIIAVLVGDMGMSLGVTGNALRLSRTKP, from the coding sequence TTGGAATCAAGTTTTAAAGTTGATGTAGATTGTCCAACCTGTGCAAGGGAGATTGAAGAGAAGTTATCTGGTTTAAAGGGGGTTATTGAGGTTGAGGTATATGCTGTATCGGGGAGGGTGTTGGTTGAGCATACTTCAGAAGTTACTGAAAATGAATTAAAGAGTTATATCCATGAATTGGGGTATGAAACCAGTTTTGAGGGCTCTTATCTTGAATATACTTCTATATGGGTTGGTAGTAGAGCAATTAAGACCTGGATAGGTGGTTTGTTTTTTATTACGGCGTTTTTAGTTAATTTTGTTTTCACTGGGCTTGAGTTTTATTTGATAAGTTTTTATGGACATGAATTGTTTATTTCAAGCATTTTGTATCTTGCTTCAGTTGTTTCTGCAGGAACTCCGATTGTTAAAAATGGATTTAGGTCTATCCGTAACTATGACTTAAATATAGACCTATTGATGACGATAGCTATTTTCGGAGCTATAGGGATTGGTTATTACGTTGAAGCTGCTGCCCTTGCTGTGTTGTATAGTGTAGCAGAACTGCTTGAAAACTATTCAATAAATAGGGCTAGATCTTCTATTAGAGATTTAATAGATCTTTCTCCAGAAGTAGCTATGTTGAAGACTAGTGATGGCTTGAAGGAAATTTCTGTAGATAAATTGAATGAAGAGGATGTTTTTGTTGTACAGCCTGGTGAAAGAATACCGATGGATGGTGTTGTGGTTGAGGGTAGTAGTCTCGTTAATCAAGCTCCAATAACAGGTGAGAGCCAACCCATCTCTAAGGAAAAGGGAGATGAAGTGTTTGCTGGAAGTATTAATGATACAGGTTATATTGAGGCCCGTGTGATTAGGAAGCATTCTGAATCAACTATACAAAGGATTATTCAGTTGGTTGAAGCTGCTGAGTCCGGTCAGACAAAGCGTGAAAAATTTGTAAATCGATTCGCAAGTTATTATACACCGATAGTGGTTTTAATAGCTTTTTTCACCATTTTGATACCTGTTTTATTAGGTTATTCTTTCGAAACCTGGTTTATTAGGGGTTTAACGTTTCTTGTCCTAGCTTGTCCATGTGCTTTCGTGATAAGTACACCTGTAAGTATAGTTTCTGGAATAACCAGTGCGGCAAGAAATGGTGTTTTGATTAAAGGTGGGAACATTCTTGAAACGATGGGTGAGGTTGATGTAGTTGCCTTTGATAAAACAGGGACCTTGACATCTGGTGAGTTCCAGATTGATGAGATAGTGCCGTTAAATGGATACAGTGAGAAAGATGTTGTAAGATATCTATACAGTTTAGAGCAAAACAGTGAACACCCTATAGCTAATGCTGTATCTCGATATGCAGATAAACATGAGATTAAGGGTGAGAGGGCTAGTGATTTTGAAAGTGATACTGGTTTAGGCATTAGTGGTGAGATTGATGGCCGTAGGTATTATGCAGGAAACTCTGACCTGTTTGAGAAAAAAGGGATCAATATTGAAAAAGAGGTTGGTGAGATAACCTCTCGTTTGCAAAGACTGGGTTATACGGTTATTTTAATTGGAGGTTTAGAGAAGTTTATTGGTGTTGTTGGAGTGAGGGATTCACCTCGTCCAGAGGCAGGTCAAGTAATAGATAGGTTGCGTAGTTTAGGTGTTGAGAAAGTGGTTATGATTACTGGTGATAATGAAAAAACTGCCAATAATGTTGGTAAGGAGGTTGGTGTTGACTCCGTATACGCTGGCTTGCTTCCTGAAGAAAAACTCCGGGTTATCCAGGATTTAAAAAAAGAACATGTGGTGGCGATGGTTGGTGATGGAATAAATGATGCCCCTGCCCTTGCAGAAGCCGACGTAGGTATAGCGATGGGAGCGGCTGGAACAGATGTGGCTATAGAAACAGCCGACATAGCTTTAATGGGTGACCAAATATCAAGAATTCCATATCTCTTGAAGTTATCTATAAAATCTAATAAAGTGATTAGGCAGAATATTTGGTCGAGCTTAACGGTTAAATTTTTATTGGCTTTAGGAGTTCCATTTGGATATGTAACTGTTATAATAGCAGTATTGGTAGGTGATATGGGAATGAGTTTAGGTGTAACAGGAAATGCATTAAGACTTTCTAGAACCAAGCCGTAA
- the hypB gene encoding hydrogenase nickel incorporation protein HypB: protein MHDYEKIDVGSDLIEENDKEALKVNQVLKDHDIRSFDLVGAIGSGKTSIVEEYACKLNGVGAVVGDVSGEDDYQRLREIGIPVVNLNTGRECHLDAHLVRHALSDLPLDEIEYLFFENVGNLVCPTDFKLGADHRIVVVSVTEGDDVVNKHPMILKTSELLIINKVDIADAVDADVDRMVRDAERINSDLDVIRVSMKQKTGLDKLDKVIIQ, encoded by the coding sequence TTGCATGATTATGAGAAGATTGATGTTGGCTCTGATTTGATTGAAGAGAATGATAAGGAGGCCTTGAAGGTTAATCAGGTTCTTAAGGATCATGATATAAGGTCCTTTGATTTGGTTGGTGCGATAGGTTCAGGTAAGACATCTATTGTTGAGGAATATGCTTGTAAATTAAATGGTGTTGGAGCGGTTGTTGGTGATGTTTCTGGGGAGGATGATTATCAAAGGTTAAGAGAGATCGGTATTCCTGTTGTTAATTTGAATACTGGTAGGGAATGTCATTTGGATGCACATTTAGTTAGGCACGCCCTTTCTGATTTGCCTTTAGATGAGATAGAGTATTTGTTTTTTGAAAATGTTGGTAATCTTGTTTGTCCAACTGACTTCAAGTTGGGAGCGGACCACCGGATTGTTGTTGTAAGTGTTACTGAGGGAGATGATGTTGTAAACAAACATCCAATGATTTTGAAAACCTCAGAACTATTAATAATTAATAAAGTTGATATAGCTGATGCCGTAGATGCTGATGTAGATAGGATGGTTCGTGATGCTGAAAGAATTAACAGTGACCTCGATGTCATTAGAGTGAGTATGAAACAAAAAACGGGTCTAGATAAGCTGGATAAAGTCATAATACAATGA
- a CDS encoding small multi-drug export protein — MISKAIDVYRDFKKTFISCDRKETGFTLFKFFFPFFIGGLYLTIIYLFFDYETLYPLVAAHLFPPFGKESIIPAGIAFGVSPLAMAGLMAALEVIVGTFMIWNYDLLKGVPFLGRYVGKVEGKGREKLSRIGWANRFAFAAIALLVMVPFQGSGTITASITGRIIGMKVLDVWMAIVVGAISSNLLIAFFADTFIGILRDNLVLGVIILLFLGIVLWIVRDKNRNKNNG, encoded by the coding sequence ATGATTTCTAAAGCCATCGATGTTTATAGGGATTTTAAGAAGACATTTATTTCATGTGATAGGAAAGAGACAGGTTTTACTTTATTCAAGTTCTTTTTTCCCTTTTTTATTGGTGGTTTATATCTAACCATTATTTATCTTTTTTTTGATTATGAAACTCTTTATCCATTGGTTGCGGCACATTTATTTCCTCCCTTTGGAAAAGAATCGATTATACCGGCTGGAATAGCTTTTGGTGTCTCTCCATTAGCTATGGCTGGATTAATGGCTGCTTTAGAGGTTATTGTAGGTACTTTTATGATTTGGAACTATGACCTTTTAAAGGGCGTGCCATTTCTTGGTAGGTATGTAGGTAAGGTGGAGGGAAAGGGCCGTGAAAAACTTAGTCGTATTGGATGGGCAAATAGATTTGCTTTTGCAGCTATTGCCTTATTGGTGATGGTTCCATTTCAGGGGTCAGGAACGATTACAGCATCTATAACTGGCCGTATAATAGGTATGAAGGTTTTGGATGTATGGATGGCTATTGTGGTTGGTGCGATTTCAAGCAATCTTTTGATTGCTTTTTTTGCAGATACATTCATAGGTATATTAAGAGATAACCTGGTTCTTGGGGTTATAATACTATTGTTCTTGGGAATTGTTCTCTGGATAGTTAGAGACAAAAATAGAAATAAAAATAATGGATGA
- a CDS encoding radical SAM protein, translated as MNPIKLFLKSIWQYKVKQRPVVLSHEVNQKCNLKCDYCDYWRKDNTEETMNTSQIKNLLDEASDFGITLYNMWAAEPLLRKDIDEILEHAHKKQLMTSMVTNGTLLKQKTSQLKHLDYLSVSLDGIQSNIETRGVKPQKIIKGIKEAKKKNIMTSINCVITQKNLDELTDLVKLADELDIIISFEPVYKNKEIDNETWSKTGIKNNKKHKNAINKLIEMKEQGYPIINSKTYLKMIKNPYEIKECSQNDMILHITANGEIKKCRAQNQVIGEYKKGLKNQWKETINKRKQITEECQGCPFFGYVESNLIRKLKIEPIINATKYI; from the coding sequence ATGAATCCAATAAAATTGTTTTTAAAATCAATATGGCAATATAAGGTCAAACAAAGACCGGTAGTACTCTCACATGAGGTAAACCAAAAATGTAATCTTAAATGTGATTACTGTGATTACTGGAGAAAAGACAATACTGAAGAGACAATGAATACAAGTCAAATAAAAAACCTACTGGATGAAGCCAGTGATTTCGGAATAACACTATACAACATGTGGGCTGCCGAACCATTATTAAGAAAAGATATAGACGAGATATTGGAGCACGCACACAAAAAACAATTAATGACCTCAATGGTTACAAACGGCACATTACTAAAACAAAAAACCAGCCAACTAAAACACCTCGACTACCTATCCGTTTCATTAGACGGTATCCAATCAAACATAGAAACCAGAGGTGTAAAACCACAGAAAATAATCAAGGGAATAAAAGAAGCCAAGAAAAAAAACATAATGACCTCAATAAACTGCGTTATAACCCAAAAAAACCTAGATGAACTCACCGACCTAGTAAAACTAGCAGACGAACTAGACATAATAATTTCATTCGAACCTGTCTACAAAAATAAAGAAATCGACAACGAAACCTGGAGCAAAACAGGCATAAAAAACAACAAAAAACATAAAAACGCTATAAACAAATTAATAGAAATGAAAGAACAGGGATATCCAATAATAAACTCAAAAACATACCTAAAAATGATAAAAAACCCATACGAAATCAAAGAATGCAGTCAAAACGACATGATACTCCATATAACCGCAAACGGCGAAATAAAAAAATGTAGAGCCCAAAACCAAGTAATCGGCGAATACAAAAAAGGATTAAAAAACCAATGGAAAGAAACAATCAACAAGAGAAAACAGATAACAGAAGAATGCCAAGGATGCCCCTTCTTCGGATACGTAGAATCAAACCTAATACGCAAACTAAAAATCGAGCCAATAATCAACGCCACCAAATACATCTAA
- a CDS encoding radical SAM protein, with translation MSKEFTAYKTKAVNLKIVRKKDGSLNLVTSGILSPFLGPLERKLERYLWGMNSRIIDDRLFLSTGFPPIPSKAFEKMVKTEIKRYLGIHRPQNLTIMVTGQCQCNCKHCLVSEMVNKQTEELPTEKIKQTIDQAINLGVSQILFEGGEPTLRKDLTNLINYVGDRASTMVVTNGLEMDQELVYKLDQAGLDYLNFSLDSPYPEVHNEFRQHKNAFQGVLDGLKATKNTDILSALLYVATPDNTDQKTLEELIELCRTNDVFELMIEEVVDTGNWSDGDTLKDVDKKRIDNLQRDLVNRGERFITRFYKLREPSCFGCFAGKRWLYMSPEGKIMPCMHTPISFGDINEESLKKIWKKIRNHPLYKNNKEKCVYEKQEYKDSLKKIVGKKTPPYPHDHF, from the coding sequence ATGAGTAAGGAGTTCACGGCATATAAAACTAAAGCCGTTAACCTAAAGATTGTTAGAAAAAAAGATGGCTCACTTAACTTGGTGACATCAGGTATATTGTCTCCTTTTTTAGGTCCATTAGAAAGAAAACTAGAGAGATATCTATGGGGAATGAACTCCCGTATAATAGACGATAGGTTATTTTTATCCACGGGATTTCCTCCCATACCAAGCAAAGCGTTTGAAAAAATGGTTAAAACTGAAATAAAAAGATATTTAGGTATACACCGCCCTCAAAACTTAACAATCATGGTTACAGGCCAATGCCAATGTAACTGTAAACACTGCTTGGTCAGTGAAATGGTTAACAAACAAACAGAAGAACTGCCTACCGAAAAAATCAAACAAACAATCGATCAAGCTATCAACTTAGGTGTATCTCAAATTCTTTTTGAAGGAGGAGAACCAACTCTCCGGAAAGACCTAACCAACCTAATAAATTATGTTGGAGATAGAGCAAGTACTATGGTTGTCACAAATGGTTTAGAAATGGATCAAGAATTAGTGTATAAGTTGGATCAGGCAGGACTAGACTACCTCAATTTCAGTTTAGATTCACCATATCCAGAAGTTCATAATGAATTTAGACAACATAAAAACGCTTTCCAAGGAGTCTTAGATGGTTTAAAGGCCACTAAAAACACAGATATTCTTTCTGCATTACTTTATGTCGCAACTCCAGATAACACCGACCAAAAAACTCTAGAAGAACTAATTGAACTATGCAGAACAAATGATGTATTTGAATTGATGATAGAAGAAGTAGTAGACACAGGTAATTGGAGCGATGGAGATACCTTAAAAGATGTTGATAAAAAAAGGATAGATAATTTGCAGCGAGACCTCGTAAATCGGGGTGAGAGGTTTATAACTAGGTTTTATAAACTACGTGAACCCAGTTGTTTCGGTTGTTTTGCTGGTAAAAGATGGCTTTACATGTCTCCCGAAGGAAAAATCATGCCCTGTATGCACACACCAATATCATTTGGAGATATAAATGAAGAAAGTCTAAAAAAAATTTGGAAAAAAATAAGAAACCATCCATTATACAAAAACAACAAAGAAAAATGTGTTTATGAAAAACAGGAATATAAAGATTCATTAAAAAAAATAGTTGGAAAAAAAACACCTCCATACCCACACGACCATTTCTAA